The Chryseobacterium indicum genome includes a window with the following:
- a CDS encoding succinate dehydrogenase/fumarate reductase iron-sulfur subunit, with translation MTLRKNLNLTLKIWRQKNRKVKGKFEIYKVSDISTDSSFLEMLDILNEKLISENKVPEAFDHDCREGICGMCSLYINGRAHGPDTGITTCQLHMRMFKDGETIVIEPWRSIAFPVIKDLITDRSAFDRIMAAGGFISVNTSGNTLDANAVAVPKEDADKAMDAASCISCGACVACCPNGAAMLFVGAKVSHFALLPQGRTEAKRRVLNMVQAMDEEGFGNCSVIGACEVECPKNISLDNIARMNREYMSAWLDEK, from the coding sequence ATGACGCTGAGAAAAAATCTGAATCTTACTTTAAAAATCTGGAGGCAGAAAAACAGAAAGGTTAAAGGAAAATTTGAAATCTATAAAGTTTCGGATATTTCCACAGACTCTTCTTTTTTAGAAATGCTGGATATTCTTAATGAAAAACTGATTAGCGAAAATAAAGTACCGGAAGCTTTTGACCACGACTGCAGGGAAGGAATTTGCGGAATGTGTTCGCTGTACATTAACGGAAGAGCGCATGGTCCCGATACAGGAATTACGACCTGTCAGCTTCACATGAGAATGTTTAAAGACGGAGAAACCATCGTTATTGAACCCTGGAGAAGTATTGCGTTTCCCGTGATTAAAGATCTTATTACAGACCGTAGCGCATTCGACCGGATTATGGCTGCAGGAGGATTTATTTCCGTCAATACTTCAGGAAATACACTCGATGCGAATGCAGTTGCAGTTCCTAAAGAAGATGCCGACAAAGCAATGGATGCCGCTTCGTGTATAAGTTGTGGTGCCTGTGTTGCGTGCTGTCCGAACGGAGCTGCAATGCTTTTTGTAGGAGCTAAGGTTTCGCATTTTGCATTGCTCCCGCAGGGAAGAACAGAAGCCAAAAGACGGGTTCTGAATATGGTTCAGGCAATGGATGAGGAAGGCTTCGGAAACTGTTCCGTAATCGGAGCCTGTGAAGTAGAATGTCCTAAAAATATTTCGCTGGATAATATCGCAAGGATGAACCGCGAATACATGTCCGCATGGCTTGATGAAAAATAA
- a CDS encoding ferritin-like domain-containing protein — translation METKTATKKAPAKKTTPAKTTAKSNAKTSTKATSKTPAKKNAAKELKNLFEDSLKDIYWAEKALLKALPSMMKNATHEKLKKAIENHIIETEGHVERLEECFKALGKKAQAKKCDAMQGLLDEGKSIIEETEPGPVRDAGIIAAAQKVEHYEIATYGTLAAFAKVLEEKDCMKHLLSTLEEEKKCDELLTKVADTNLNSKAL, via the coding sequence ATGGAAACGAAGACCGCAACTAAAAAAGCGCCTGCGAAAAAAACAACACCTGCTAAAACGACAGCCAAATCCAATGCGAAAACCTCAACAAAGGCAACTTCCAAAACACCGGCAAAGAAAAATGCAGCAAAAGAACTCAAGAATCTTTTTGAAGATTCTCTGAAAGATATTTACTGGGCAGAAAAAGCCCTGCTGAAAGCATTGCCTTCGATGATGAAAAATGCAACTCATGAAAAGCTGAAAAAAGCAATAGAAAACCACATTATTGAAACTGAAGGGCATGTTGAAAGACTTGAGGAGTGCTTCAAAGCTTTGGGTAAAAAAGCTCAGGCTAAAAAATGTGACGCTATGCAGGGTTTACTGGATGAGGGAAAAAGTATTATTGAAGAAACGGAACCGGGACCTGTAAGAGATGCCGGAATTATTGCCGCAGCACAGAAAGTGGAACATTACGAAATCGCAACCTACGGAACTCTGGCAGCATTTGCAAAAGTACTGGAAGAAAAAGACTGTATGAAGCATCTTCTAAGTACTCTGGAAGAAGAAAAGAAATGTGATGAACTGCTTACGAAAGTTGCAGATACCAATCTCAACAGCAAGGCATTATAG
- a CDS encoding cryptochrome/photolyase family protein — protein MAKAVKHTAQLIFPHQLFEDTDYLDKSQPVFLVEEFLFFKQYSFHQQKIAFHRATMKFYESELKKSGFEVEYIESSSKYSDIRNLISKLEKESFTTIKTTDVCDNWLEKRLKETKLELEILDSPLFINTKDDLKDYFEGKKSYHQTDFYKQQRITRNILMKVGKPLGGKWTYDTENRKKYPKNKKAPAIHFPKNNEFYEEAKQYTEKHFAKNYGTLTDEQLYPTTFKEAEQWLVQFLENRFLEFGVYEDSIVEKEYFLHHSVLSPLMNVGLLTPENVLEKAVLFAKDHDIPVNSLEGFVRQILGWREFVRGVYVYQGTYQRNKNYWKHKQKLPESFYTAKTGIRPIDSALRKILKTGYAHHIERLMIFANFMNLAQFNPDEVYQWFMEMFIDSYDWVMVPNVYGMSSFSDGGKMSTKPYISGSNYIKKMSDYPDGEWAEQWDALFWNFINDNKDFFAKNPRLGMMLRTLEKMPEEKRKQHFKTAKEFIENLK, from the coding sequence ATGGCTAAAGCAGTAAAACATACCGCCCAATTGATATTTCCGCATCAGCTTTTTGAGGATACGGATTATTTGGATAAAAGCCAGCCTGTGTTTTTGGTTGAGGAATTTCTGTTTTTTAAGCAGTATTCTTTTCATCAACAGAAAATTGCGTTTCACCGTGCGACAATGAAGTTTTATGAAAGTGAACTAAAAAAGTCAGGTTTTGAGGTTGAATATATTGAAAGTTCATCGAAATATTCAGACATCCGAAATTTAATTTCGAAGCTTGAAAAAGAAAGTTTTACAACGATAAAAACAACGGATGTTTGTGACAACTGGCTGGAAAAAAGATTAAAGGAAACCAAATTAGAACTCGAAATTTTGGATAGTCCGCTTTTCATTAATACCAAAGATGATCTGAAAGATTATTTTGAGGGTAAAAAATCTTATCATCAGACTGACTTTTACAAACAGCAGAGAATCACGCGAAATATACTGATGAAAGTCGGAAAACCGTTGGGCGGAAAATGGACGTACGACACGGAAAACCGAAAAAAATACCCGAAAAATAAAAAAGCGCCTGCTATTCATTTCCCGAAAAACAATGAATTTTACGAGGAAGCAAAGCAATACACCGAAAAGCATTTCGCCAAAAATTACGGAACGCTTACGGATGAACAACTCTACCCGACTACTTTTAAAGAAGCTGAACAATGGCTGGTACAGTTTCTGGAAAACCGTTTTCTGGAATTTGGCGTTTACGAGGACAGTATTGTTGAAAAAGAATATTTTCTACATCACAGCGTACTTTCTCCGTTAATGAATGTCGGACTTTTAACGCCTGAAAATGTGCTGGAAAAAGCGGTTTTATTTGCAAAAGATCACGATATTCCGGTGAATTCTCTGGAAGGTTTTGTCCGCCAGATTCTGGGTTGGAGAGAATTTGTTCGCGGGGTTTATGTGTATCAGGGAACGTATCAGCGGAATAAAAATTACTGGAAACACAAGCAAAAACTTCCGGAGTCTTTTTACACCGCCAAAACAGGAATCCGCCCGATTGACAGTGCGCTCCGGAAAATCCTGAAAACAGGTTATGCGCATCACATCGAACGGCTGATGATTTTTGCCAACTTTATGAATCTTGCTCAGTTCAATCCGGATGAAGTCTATCAATGGTTTATGGAAATGTTCATTGATTCTTACGACTGGGTAATGGTTCCGAATGTGTACGGAATGAGCAGTTTTTCGGACGGCGGAAAGATGAGCACGAAACCCTATATCAGCGGAAGCAATTATATTAAAAAGATGAGCGATTATCCTGATGGAGAATGGGCGGAACAATGGGATGCGCTTTTTTGGAATTTCATCAATGACAACAAAGATTTTTTTGCTAAAAATCCAAGATTGGGAATGATGCTGAGAACATTGGAGAAAATGCCGGAAGAAAAACGAAAACAGCATTTTAAAACGGCGAAGGAATTTATTGAAAATCTGAAATGA
- a CDS encoding IS4 family transposase, which yields MFLRHSTKYTNTSQDYKIIELDSVLEHNFETKINKARLKFISLLILALCKVKTVNYLSLANAFDSNATAESSFRRIQRFMANFDLPMKLISGFIFNILPEKENLVLVLDRTNWKFGSSNINILMLGICYKNIAIPIMFRTLDKRGNSDTTERIELIRQFITWFGRDCINCLLADREFVGHHWLEFLNKNNIRYYIRLRKNFKVFCFDRNQEKPVFWLFNKLKKGEFYHHPKIVKINDVLCYVSGVKGFDKEGKLDTLILVSFNKPEESWEYYKKRWQIETLFKAFKSSGFNIESTHVTDQKRLEKLFMIVMIALVWCYKIGDFVDQNIKAIKIKKHQRKALSVFKYGLNHLNNILMNRLNKMNINVLQFLSCT from the coding sequence ATGTTTCTCAGGCATTCAACTAAGTATACCAATACCAGTCAAGATTATAAAATTATAGAATTAGATTCAGTTTTAGAGCATAATTTTGAAACAAAAATCAATAAAGCCCGATTGAAATTTATTTCACTTTTGATTTTAGCTTTATGTAAAGTAAAAACAGTTAATTATCTGTCTTTGGCTAATGCTTTTGACAGTAATGCCACAGCGGAAAGTTCCTTCCGGAGAATACAAAGGTTTATGGCAAATTTTGATTTGCCCATGAAGTTGATTTCCGGTTTTATATTTAATATTTTGCCTGAAAAGGAAAATCTGGTTTTGGTGCTGGATCGTACTAACTGGAAGTTTGGAAGTTCCAATATCAATATCCTGATGCTTGGAATCTGCTATAAAAATATTGCTATTCCAATCATGTTCAGAACATTAGATAAAAGAGGTAATTCTGATACCACAGAAAGAATAGAATTAATAAGACAGTTCATCACCTGGTTTGGCAGGGATTGTATTAATTGCTTACTGGCGGACAGAGAATTTGTAGGGCATCACTGGCTGGAGTTTTTAAACAAAAACAACATAAGGTATTATATTCGGCTAAGGAAAAACTTCAAGGTATTTTGCTTTGATAGAAATCAGGAAAAACCTGTGTTTTGGCTGTTTAACAAATTAAAGAAAGGCGAGTTTTATCATCATCCGAAAATAGTGAAAATCAACGATGTTCTATGCTATGTATCTGGTGTGAAGGGGTTTGACAAAGAGGGTAAATTAGATACTTTAATTCTGGTTTCCTTTAATAAACCAGAAGAATCTTGGGAGTATTATAAAAAAAGATGGCAGATAGAAACTCTTTTTAAAGCTTTTAAAAGCAGCGGATTTAATATTGAAAGCACACATGTGACTGACCAGAAGAGATTAGAAAAATTATTTATGATCGTAATGATAGCCTTAGTTTGGTGTTACAAGATTGGTGATTTTGTAGATCAGAATATTAAAGCCATAAAAATAAAAAAACACCAAAGAAAAGCCTTAAGTGTTTTTAAATATGGGTTAAATCATCTCAACAACATACTTATGAATAGGTTAAATAAAATGAATATCAATGTATTACAATTTTTGTCATGTACTTAG
- a CDS encoding SDR family NAD(P)-dependent oxidoreductase — MKNIVIIGCGKGIGLATAKILAEQHKIIGISRTENPELNHPNIEFHAVDILSGNLDEINFPEVVDGLVYAPGSINLKPFNRLSLDDFKNDFEINVLGAVKIIQKLLPNLKKSESASVVLFSSVAAKLGMPFHASIAASKNAVEGLTKSLAAEFSVQKIRVNAIAPSLTDTNLASQLLATPEKKEASAKRHPLQRVGTAEEIAEMTAFLVSDKSSWITGQIFGIDGGMGSVKL; from the coding sequence ATGAAAAATATCGTCATCATCGGTTGCGGGAAAGGAATCGGATTAGCAACGGCAAAAATTCTTGCAGAACAACACAAAATCATTGGAATTTCCAGGACGGAAAATCCTGAACTTAATCATCCGAATATTGAATTTCATGCAGTGGATATTCTTTCGGGAAATTTAGATGAAATTAATTTCCCTGAAGTGGTGGATGGATTGGTTTATGCACCGGGAAGCATTAATTTAAAACCTTTTAACCGACTTTCTTTAGATGATTTTAAGAATGATTTTGAAATCAATGTTTTGGGAGCGGTTAAAATTATTCAGAAACTGTTACCGAATCTTAAAAAGTCGGAAAGTGCCTCTGTTGTGCTTTTCAGCTCAGTGGCAGCAAAACTGGGAATGCCTTTTCACGCTTCGATTGCGGCGAGTAAAAATGCGGTGGAAGGTCTTACGAAAAGTCTGGCGGCAGAATTTTCGGTGCAGAAAATCAGAGTGAATGCAATTGCGCCTTCTTTAACGGACACGAATTTAGCATCACAGCTTTTAGCAACGCCTGAGAAAAAAGAAGCTTCTGCGAAAAGACATCCGTTGCAAAGAGTGGGAACTGCGGAAGAAATCGCGGAAATGACGGCATTTTTAGTTTCAGATAAATCTTCGTGGATTACAGGACAGATTTTCGGAATCGATGGCGGAATGGGAAGTGTGAAGCTTTAA
- a CDS encoding DUF2256 domain-containing protein: MPSQLPSKICEVCGLPFNWRKKWKKNWDEVKYCSERCRKNKKSTSSGSPKI, from the coding sequence ATGCCTTCACAATTACCATCCAAAATCTGTGAAGTCTGCGGACTGCCCTTCAACTGGCGCAAAAAGTGGAAGAAAAACTGGGACGAAGTAAAATATTGCAGCGAAAGATGCCGGAAAAACAAAAAATCAACATCCTCTGGTTCACCAAAGATTTAA
- a CDS encoding DASH family cryptochrome has protein sequence MPEKQKINILWFTKDLRTRDSESLYKAMQEDLPFLAVYVFDAEFFAQKQLGSRKVGKYRAKFLLESVEDLKQNLAKQKIPFLVKYGKTEDVFKEISEEFEIVKIFCQEEWTKEETDLQTKIRSAVPAAIWEKSYSQFLVHPLFVFKTLDKIPMLFTAFRQKIEKNLLIRPEFESEDLMYDKPEIHFKSDTISLKSLGFEDFETDERTAFPFSGGENEALKRLHHYFSETQNLSLYKQTRNGLVGKDYSSKFSAWLSDGSFSAVTIYHEIKKYEEEFGANESTYWLIFELLWRDFFRYVSLQYKDLIFWKNGINHQKYFPESNEELIQKWKDGETDSDFMNANMLELKNTGWMSNRGRQNVASYFCKILKQDWRIGAAYFEKMLIDYDVHSNYGNWMYLAGVGNDNRDRTFNPEKQAEMYDSNQKFRSLWLKQ, from the coding sequence ATGCCGGAAAAACAAAAAATCAACATCCTCTGGTTCACCAAAGATTTAAGAACGAGAGATTCAGAATCACTTTACAAAGCGATGCAGGAAGATTTACCTTTTCTTGCAGTGTATGTTTTTGACGCTGAATTTTTTGCTCAAAAACAGCTCGGTTCCAGAAAAGTCGGAAAATACCGTGCAAAATTTTTGCTGGAAAGTGTAGAAGATTTAAAACAGAATTTAGCGAAACAGAAGATTCCTTTTTTAGTTAAATACGGCAAAACGGAAGACGTTTTTAAAGAAATTTCCGAGGAATTTGAAATCGTGAAGATTTTCTGTCAGGAAGAATGGACGAAGGAGGAAACCGATCTTCAGACAAAAATTCGGAGTGCTGTTCCGGCTGCCATTTGGGAAAAATCGTATTCTCAGTTTCTGGTTCATCCGCTTTTTGTTTTTAAAACGTTGGATAAAATTCCGATGCTTTTTACCGCGTTCCGGCAGAAAATTGAAAAAAACCTGCTGATCCGCCCTGAATTTGAATCGGAAGATTTGATGTACGATAAACCGGAAATTCATTTTAAAAGTGATACCATTTCGTTAAAATCGCTAGGTTTTGAAGATTTTGAAACGGACGAAAGAACTGCTTTTCCTTTTTCGGGCGGAGAAAATGAAGCATTGAAAAGATTGCATCATTATTTCTCGGAAACACAGAATCTGAGTCTGTACAAGCAAACCCGAAACGGTTTGGTGGGAAAAGATTACAGTTCGAAATTTTCGGCTTGGCTGTCGGATGGAAGCTTTTCTGCGGTAACCATTTATCACGAGATAAAAAAATATGAGGAAGAATTCGGAGCCAATGAATCCACGTATTGGTTGATTTTTGAATTGCTCTGGCGGGATTTTTTCAGATATGTTTCTTTACAGTACAAAGATTTGATTTTTTGGAAAAACGGAATCAATCATCAAAAATATTTTCCTGAAAGCAATGAAGAATTGATTCAAAAATGGAAGGATGGAGAAACGGATTCCGATTTCATGAATGCCAATATGCTTGAGCTGAAAAATACAGGCTGGATGAGCAATCGCGGTCGCCAGAATGTCGCTTCCTATTTCTGCAAAATTCTGAAACAGGACTGGAGAATCGGAGCGGCGTATTTTGAAAAAATGCTGATCGATTATGATGTTCACAGCAATTACGGAAACTGGATGTATCTCGCCGGAGTCGGAAATGACAACCGTGACCGGACTTTTAACCCTGAAAAACAGGCAGAAATGTATGATTCCAATCAAAAATTCAGAAGTTTATGGCTAAAGCAGTAA
- a CDS encoding Crp/Fnr family transcriptional regulator — translation MLISEELLLDYGAEEETFGRHHTIFNEGDKPQYYYQVVEGRIKLNHYNDEGRELILAILDRGLSVCELLLFIDQTYPVNAVTFEKCTILKLPKKRFIKMLDDNPEISRDINKFLSERLYYKYIMLENNSSLRPDTRIVGVLDYHKSFYEDQSKYSYEVPLTRQQIAAITALRVETVVRAVKRLEKEKYLKIINRKIHV, via the coding sequence ATGCTTATATCAGAAGAACTTTTACTCGATTACGGTGCAGAAGAAGAAACTTTCGGGCGCCATCACACCATTTTTAATGAAGGAGATAAACCTCAATATTATTATCAGGTGGTGGAAGGAAGAATAAAGCTGAACCATTACAACGATGAGGGAAGGGAACTTATTCTTGCTATTCTGGACAGAGGACTGAGCGTTTGTGAACTTCTTTTGTTTATAGACCAGACCTATCCTGTAAATGCTGTAACTTTTGAAAAATGTACTATTCTGAAGCTTCCTAAAAAAAGATTTATAAAAATGCTGGACGACAATCCTGAAATTTCGAGGGACATCAATAAATTTTTATCGGAAAGGCTTTACTATAAATACATCATGCTGGAAAATAATTCTTCTCTCCGACCGGATACCCGGATTGTAGGCGTACTGGATTATCATAAAAGCTTTTATGAAGATCAGTCGAAATATTCTTATGAAGTCCCGCTTACCCGACAGCAAATTGCTGCTATAACCGCTTTAAGAGTGGAAACCGTCGTAAGAGCAGTGAAAAGACTGGAAAAAGAAAAATATCTGAAAATCATCAACAGAAAAATTCATGTCTGA
- the ribA gene encoding GTP cyclohydrolase II — MLTIQAQSNIPTDFGMFTVYAFSEHEEDWNPHLVWVAENTDFSKTVNVRFHSECITGEIFHSKKCECGQQLDAAMKYMSENGGMIIYLRQEGRNIGIINKLRAYALQEKGFDTVEANLKLGLPADGRNFDVAVEMLKILNVKEINLLTNNPDKLKSLENSGIILNHRVPLEIESNEVNESYLSKKKDYFGHLLEKV, encoded by the coding sequence ATGTTGACAATACAGGCACAATCGAATATACCTACAGATTTTGGGATGTTTACTGTTTATGCGTTCTCAGAACATGAAGAAGACTGGAATCCGCACTTGGTTTGGGTGGCAGAAAATACAGATTTCAGCAAAACGGTGAATGTACGTTTTCACTCGGAGTGTATCACAGGCGAGATTTTTCATTCTAAAAAATGTGAATGCGGACAGCAATTAGACGCGGCAATGAAATATATGTCGGAAAACGGCGGAATGATTATCTATCTTCGACAGGAAGGGCGTAATATAGGAATCATCAATAAGTTAAGAGCATATGCGCTTCAGGAAAAAGGTTTTGATACGGTGGAAGCAAATTTGAAACTTGGTTTGCCTGCAGACGGAAGAAATTTTGATGTGGCAGTTGAAATGCTTAAGATTCTGAATGTGAAAGAAATTAATTTGCTGACCAATAATCCAGATAAACTTAAATCTCTGGAAAACAGCGGAATTATTCTGAATCACAGAGTTCCTTTGGAAATAGAATCGAATGAGGTGAACGAAAGTTATCTTTCAAAAAAGAAAGATTATTTTGGACATCTCTTAGAAAAGGTATAA
- a CDS encoding MarR family winged helix-turn-helix transcriptional regulator, which produces MNTDFFIDLLHQVKEFENSDAYRPNSTVEDFRLWLNDKKYRKESPTKLFKNEQHQVSFTENEICKQVLLLGRYSKQLIRKGLNDFPELANEEFTYLYRLKDEPNLTKIQLIERNGHEKQTGTQIIKRLLEYGLIEEKNDSEDKRSKRLNITAKGEDYFHRSVEKVNMTSRILAGKLENKEKTELLELLRKLNDFHSHVYSEYRNEDIVKVMDLITYNRNQK; this is translated from the coding sequence ATGAATACCGACTTTTTCATTGATCTGCTTCATCAGGTTAAAGAATTTGAAAACTCCGATGCTTACAGACCTAACTCTACAGTCGAAGATTTCCGGTTGTGGCTGAATGATAAAAAATACAGAAAAGAGAGCCCGACCAAGCTTTTTAAAAATGAACAGCATCAGGTTTCGTTCACAGAGAATGAAATCTGCAAACAGGTTCTGCTTCTGGGACGATATTCTAAACAACTGATAAGAAAGGGTCTAAATGATTTCCCTGAACTTGCCAATGAAGAATTTACCTATCTCTACCGATTGAAAGATGAGCCGAATCTTACCAAAATTCAGCTTATTGAACGAAACGGGCACGAGAAACAGACCGGAACGCAGATCATCAAACGTCTTCTTGAATATGGCTTAATTGAAGAGAAAAACGACAGTGAAGACAAAAGAAGCAAACGCCTCAACATTACCGCGAAAGGGGAAGATTACTTCCACCGTTCTGTTGAAAAAGTGAACATGACCTCCAGAATTCTTGCAGGTAAACTGGAAAATAAGGAAAAAACAGAGCTTCTTGAGCTGCTGCGAAAACTGAATGATTTCCATTCTCATGTGTACTCTGAATACCGAAATGAAGATATTGTGAAAGTAATGGATCTGATAACTTACAACAGAAATCAGAAATAG
- a CDS encoding TIGR03643 family protein — protein sequence MNKNLNIKEIDRIIEMAWEDRTPFEAIQFQFGISESEVIELMRSELKESSFKLWRKRVNSGVSQKHLKKRSEEINRFKCSRQRIISNNKISKR from the coding sequence ATGAATAAAAACCTCAACATAAAAGAAATCGACAGAATCATAGAAATGGCGTGGGAAGACCGAACGCCGTTTGAAGCGATACAATTCCAGTTCGGAATCAGCGAATCGGAAGTGATTGAACTGATGCGTTCGGAACTGAAAGAATCAAGTTTTAAACTTTGGAGAAAAAGAGTGAATTCCGGAGTAAGCCAGAAACATCTGAAAAAAAGAAGTGAAGAAATTAACCGTTTTAAATGCAGCAGACAGAGAATTATCAGCAATAATAAAATCTCGAAAAGGTAG
- a CDS encoding ABC1 kinase family protein, translating to MKTLDKIPTGKLERTSSLLKAGAKVGVNYLKYYGNKITKDEDEARKILNEDNATDIYDSLKELKGSALKVAQMLSMEKNILPVEYVEKFSLSQFSVPPLSGALVKKTFRKYFGKNPEDIFDEFSAESVNAASIGQVHTAKKDGKKLAVKIQYPGVRESISSDLKMVKPIAMKMFNIKKEGSESYFQEVEDKLFEETDYNLELKRSQHFAEECSHLPNVKFPHYYPEFSCEKIITMDWMSGIHFSEFTKKQNLQENLNKIGQTLWDFYMYQMHILKKVHADPHPGNFLISENNELLVIDFGCIKEIPEDFYIPYFELAKEENLKNPDVFREKLFTLEILREEDSPQEKEFFAKLFYELLELFTRPFNQEKFDFSDESFFQEIADLGQKYAKASDMKGMNTNRGSRHFIYLNRTFFGLYNMMHDLKAKDVAINNFKNYCK from the coding sequence ATGAAAACATTAGATAAAATTCCAACAGGAAAATTGGAACGGACAAGCAGCCTGCTCAAAGCAGGAGCGAAAGTCGGCGTCAATTACCTGAAATATTACGGAAATAAAATCACGAAAGATGAAGATGAAGCCCGCAAAATTCTGAATGAGGACAATGCAACGGACATTTACGATTCGTTAAAAGAATTGAAAGGTTCTGCGCTGAAAGTTGCTCAAATGCTGAGTATGGAAAAAAACATTCTTCCGGTAGAATATGTAGAGAAATTCTCACTTTCACAGTTTTCGGTTCCGCCTTTGTCGGGTGCTTTGGTGAAGAAAACATTCAGAAAATATTTCGGAAAAAATCCGGAAGATATTTTTGATGAATTTTCCGCCGAATCGGTTAATGCCGCGAGTATCGGACAGGTTCATACTGCAAAAAAAGACGGCAAAAAACTGGCTGTGAAAATACAATATCCCGGTGTAAGAGAAAGTATTTCGAGCGACCTTAAAATGGTAAAACCGATTGCGATGAAAATGTTCAACATCAAAAAAGAAGGTTCAGAATCTTACTTTCAGGAAGTGGAAGACAAATTATTTGAAGAAACTGATTATAATCTGGAACTGAAACGAAGTCAGCATTTTGCAGAAGAATGCAGTCATCTTCCGAATGTAAAATTTCCGCATTATTATCCGGAATTTTCGTGTGAAAAGATCATTACAATGGACTGGATGTCGGGAATTCATTTCTCAGAGTTTACCAAAAAACAGAATTTACAGGAGAATTTGAATAAAATCGGACAGACGCTTTGGGATTTTTATATGTATCAGATGCATATTCTGAAAAAAGTTCACGCCGATCCACATCCGGGAAATTTCCTGATTTCGGAAAACAATGAATTATTGGTTATCGATTTTGGCTGTATCAAGGAAATTCCGGAGGATTTTTACATTCCTTATTTTGAACTGGCTAAAGAAGAAAATTTGAAGAATCCTGATGTTTTCCGTGAGAAATTGTTCACACTGGAAATTTTGCGTGAAGAAGATTCGCCACAGGAAAAGGAGTTTTTTGCCAAATTATTCTACGAATTGCTTGAATTGTTTACAAGACCATTTAATCAGGAAAAATTCGATTTTTCGGATGAATCATTCTTTCAGGAGATTGCCGATCTGGGACAAAAATACGCCAAAGCAAGTGATATGAAAGGAATGAATACGAACCGCGGTTCCCGACATTTCATTTACCTGAACCGAACGTTTTTCGGATTGTACAATATGATGCACGATCTGAAAGCGAAAGATGTAGCGATTAATAATTTTAAAAATTATTGTAAGTGA
- a CDS encoding TetR family transcriptional regulator C-terminal domain-containing protein has translation MQEQANITQEKIFELYGDYLLNHGEKPKNVYLFAKENNFEEKEFYHYFSGFEQIEKEILNHLFTKSLELASKVNSSSEVTTKEKLLNVYYIFFENMTMNRSLVLSILGSNKIQNIKTLQNLRETHKQFVNTLNFNEWEMIEKAKEDIRKFNEKSRQEALWLHLISAIDFWKKDTSPDFEKTDIFIEKTIDTGFELMDNEPLRKVFDLGKFLWKEKFKMS, from the coding sequence ATGCAAGAACAAGCCAATATCACGCAGGAAAAAATATTTGAATTATATGGAGATTATCTTTTGAATCACGGAGAAAAACCGAAAAACGTTTACCTTTTTGCGAAAGAAAATAATTTTGAGGAGAAAGAGTTTTATCATTATTTCTCAGGATTCGAGCAGATTGAAAAAGAAATATTGAATCATCTTTTCACGAAATCTCTGGAACTCGCTTCTAAAGTAAATTCCTCGAGCGAAGTGACAACCAAAGAAAAACTCCTGAATGTCTATTATATTTTCTTTGAAAATATGACGATGAACCGTTCTTTGGTATTATCAATTTTGGGAAGCAATAAAATTCAGAACATCAAAACGCTTCAGAATCTTAGGGAAACGCACAAACAATTTGTCAATACTCTCAATTTCAACGAATGGGAAATGATTGAAAAAGCGAAGGAAGACATCCGAAAATTCAACGAAAAATCAAGACAGGAAGCACTTTGGCTCCATTTGATTTCCGCTATTGATTTCTGGAAAAAAGACACTTCTCCTGATTTTGAAAAAACCGATATTTTTATTGAAAAAACCATTGACACAGGTTTTGAATTGATGGATAATGAACCGTTAAGAAAAGTTTTTGATCTTGGAAAATTTCTGTGGAAAGAAAAGTTTAAAATGAGTTGA